In the Diospyros lotus cultivar Yz01 chromosome 13, ASM1463336v1, whole genome shotgun sequence genome, GATTCCATGATCAAGTCAAGGAACTAAGGGAGAGGGCAAAGGAGATTCCTGATGACTACTTTGTTGTTTTGGTTGGAGATATGATCACAGAAGAAGCCCTTCCAACTTACCAGACAATGTTAAATACCTTAGATGGTGTCCGGGATGAAACAGGAGCAAGCCCAACTTCTTGGGCAATATGGACTAGAGCTTGGACTGCTGAAGAGAACAGGCATGGTGaccttcttaataagtatctCTATCTATCTGGACGTGTAGACATGAAGCAAATTGAGAAGACAATTCAGTACTTGATTGGCTCAGGAATGGTAAACTCCTTTCTATCTTCTTTCAACCGTTTCATTtctaatcattttttaaattttttataagatttgttattttgagtcTTCAGACAATATATTAAGCCCCGGAGGAAATGATTTATGCAATCTAGAATTTAGTCTAGTTAACCCCTAGGGCCAGAAGTATTGTTATAACTGCTCTTAAAGAATTACTTGTTACAAAACACTAAGGGTTATGCAGCTTCTCCAGTAATTTCCCAAATCTAATTTCGATTgtcaattataatttatagaaTGACAGGGAGAATCATCCTTTCTATCCCTTATGAGGCAGCCAGCTGTTTAAGCTGCATTCTCAGTCAAGAGGTATTAGGGGAAGACAAATAGATGGGAccggggggggggaggggagggtGTAAAGAAAAGAGTAGCAGGATCCTATGCTTCCTAAATATGCATCGTTTATGCTCTTGCctccattttcagttttgattttCTTATACCAAGTTATTTTTCCTGAAAGAAAATAGTTGCTGCTTCGATAATAGTAAGAGTCTGGAACTGTAACAAGATCTTATAATTTGGTAATGACTTGTGATGTCCTTGTCAGGATCCAAGAACAGAAAACAGTCCCTATCTTGGTTTCATTTATACGTCATTCCAAGAACGAGCAACTTTTATCTCACATGGGAACACTGCCAGACTTGCAAAGGAGCACGGTGACGTCAAGCTGGCTCAAATTTGTGGTACTATTGCCTCAGATGAGAAGCGCCATGAAACTGCTTACACTAAGATAGTGGAAAAGCTCCTTGAGATTGACCCTGATGGCACTGTCCTGGCTCTTGCTGACATGATGAGGAAGAAAATCTCTATGCCTGCCCACTTGATGTACGATGGCAGTGATGACAACCTATTTGATCACTTCTCAGCTGTTGCTCAGCAGCTTGGTGTCTACACTGCCAAGGACTATGCGGACATATTGGAATTTCTCGTTGGCAGGTGGAAAGTGGAAGAACTTACAGGACTTTCTGGAGAAGGACGAAAAGCTCAGGATTACGTTTGTGGGTTACCTCCAAGGATTAGACGGCTGGAGGAAAGAGCTCAAAGCAGGGCCAAGCAAACACAGTCCGTTCCATTTAGCTGGATCTTCGACAGGGAAGTGAAGCTGTGAGTGAAGGAGCAGACATGAAGTTCAGTTAGACACTCCCTCAACACAAATCTCTGCTCAAGATCCTGAAAAACCAGGTAGAAATTTTGAGTTGTTCTGCAAGTTCCATTTTGATGTTGCTGTTGTGTGAAGTAGTTTTGCTCAGGGGGACTCAGGTTGGTTGTAGATATGGTTGTTTCTGTTATCTGTTGCCTTTAGATCTCCATATAGGTGCATCTGCAgctttgttgttttcttttattatgaGTGAGTGAATGTTCCTATGTCAGTTTATAATTGATATTGATTTTGTGATCCTTGAAAGAATGAATTTTCACTAGTTCTTCAGTCTTGATTGCAATCTAGGGAGGAAGAATGAAACCTTGGAGGTTGCAGGCTTCATTCATATTCAAAATGTCTATCTAGATGGGTATTGGGTCCTATGATGTTTGACTTGAATGGTGAGGGGAAACATTGGTATTGGTTattacatatacatatgcatattcaaACATCTGGCCCAGATTCGGATCATTGGCAGGCCTACTGAGTTGGGACGGGGCATCATGGATGGATGTCGTCTGTGTTTCCTCCACAAATTTAAGATCAAAGCATGAGTGGGTATATGGCCGGCCTATGTGATCATGGATGTCTCATTGCTCTGCCCCACATGCTTTGCCCCCTCCCTTTAAAGGGGATGGATGCCTTCCATGTGGTAGAGAATCCCCAAATCTTTTGTCAGGTATATATGAATTAGGGTAAGTTTGGGTTTACCCTGGTTGTTTTAGAAAATGCAATGGTTACGCCCAACCTTTTAATATTATGTTGCAATTTCTCTTTTGTCATTAACATATCACCATcaaatttctttaaattctcaaatcactcccctttctctcttttttttttttttttttttttttccgatcCTTTTATTTCGGTTTtctatccaaaaaaaaaaaactcatttctTGATTAATTCGATGACCAAAGTGTAGGATTGTTGTCAACAAATGTAGCAagccaaaatttttaattttgggattacTGTCTTTGTGCGATTTCTCATCACTCTgtctttaattttgacaaatgaaataaattgcaggtgaaaatatttttttactgttCAAGATAGAATTGAACTCAAGATTGAGTTAACCACTCTTAATTTGTGCATGAGGCaacaaattttcaatctttGATCACTAGTGTGTTGATCACTGGCAACGCTAACCTGTAGGATGCCAATGGTATTGTCAAACTTATCCCTAATTCATAACCAAAAAAGCATAAAGAGTATTTTCAAAAACCAGGCTTCATAACCAAAAGAGCATGGTGTCCGTTTATACAATAGCAGGTTTCGAAATCTTATAAATTTAAGAGATTTTTATAATTAGACATATGAAAAGACTATCAAGTTTATTATCTCAATATTACAATTTTAAGCCTCTCAAACTTttcatattatattaattttttttatagattccTACATACTGATTTGTATAATACAAactaaataaactcaaaaaataataatcatgatttaaaaattaatatgtaaaaatactcaaaatgattcaaaccacaatatttattattttttaccaCTTTAACCGTAATCAAATAAAGTATTGAATTAAAGAAGTTAATGTGAATTCAAGTGTCAACATATCTATTACTTTAAAGagtcaatttttcaattattattaatatcaatatgAGTGGTGGTTATCACTTAAAATgattctctttgatttttatttatatttttgacattATGTGATCATTCACACtaataagaaatataattataaataaaacgTTTTACtgtataattctttttttaaatgatgcttttgattttaatctaaataaaatctgaatataaaaaaaaattgttttgtcaAGAACTTGGAAAAGCCTTAGACAAATATAAGAGCAATCCTAACGTAATCTTATAAGAGCAATCTTGTACAATCCTTTTTGTCAAATTTGGGAAAGAGAGAGTATTGATTGGTAAACCCATTACGCTAAATTATCATCGAAAGCATTATTTGAAAAAAGGATTGTACGATAAAgcattttatttacaatttcaCTTTTTGATAATGTAAATGATCAAACAGAGAGTCAAAagcacaaataaaaattaaagagagtCATTTTAAGTAATCACCACCACTgatattaacattaataataattaagaaattaactATCTAAAATAGCAAATATATCGATATTTGAATTCACATTGACttcttcaattcaattattcattTGGTTACCATTTGAATCCTTTTGAGTTTTAGTTTgcatgttaatttttaaatcacgataattgttttttaaacttatttaattcGTATTATACAAGTTAATATATAcgaatctataaaaaaaaatagtataataTGGAAGGTGTGAgaggtttaaaattttaatattaaaataataaacttgATAGTCTTTTCATGTCTAAATATAAAATTCGAAGCCGGCTATTGTATGCACAAAGACCATGCTTTTTGGGTCATGAAGcctgtttttgaaaatattctttatatattttatttaaaaaatttaattatgttagTAAGATTTAAAATCGTAACTTTAACATGATAAGTAATTTCTCAAACAATTTTACTTTTTCCACAGGAcgca is a window encoding:
- the LOC127789184 gene encoding stearoyl-[acyl-carrier-protein] 9-desaturase, chloroplastic → MALKLNPIAFHSQKYSSLALPPMASLRSPKFFMASTLRSGSKEVENPKKPFSPPREVHVQVTHSMPPQKIEIFKNLEDWAEQNILVHLKPVEKCWQPQDFLPDPASEGFHDQVKELRERAKEIPDDYFVVLVGDMITEEALPTYQTMLNTLDGVRDETGASPTSWAIWTRAWTAEENRHGDLLNKYLYLSGRVDMKQIEKTIQYLIGSGMDPRTENSPYLGFIYTSFQERATFISHGNTARLAKEHGDVKLAQICGTIASDEKRHETAYTKIVEKLLEIDPDGTVLALADMMRKKISMPAHLMYDGSDDNLFDHFSAVAQQLGVYTAKDYADILEFLVGRWKVEELTGLSGEGRKAQDYVCGLPPRIRRLEERAQSRAKQTQSVPFSWIFDREVKL